attttttcctatggaaaatGGCTACGAAAATAACGATGCTGCCGAAGCATCAAAGTTAAACCAATATGATCAAGAAGACGGCGCCACAACGAGTCAGACTGGTTCGGGCACCACTGGACGTGGCCACGGTAAGCGTCGTCGCTGCAATCAAGAAATAGAAACAAGTGCCGAAATTTTGGCGAGACGACAAAAGCAAATTGATTATGGGAAAAATACCATCGGATACGACAATTACATCCAACAGATACCGAGGTATGTGTATATCGAGAGCGACATGCtgattaaatttcgtttctatttttagcggaaaattttcaattttctgaatCGTTTCCGTTCGCTGAGTcgtaaatgattttgattgtaatgcttagtttcctcttaccaaaaaagtactccgtgtgagagacaaaattgaattttttcaatttttcctttgtttatttaacagtttcctctctcacggctctctcacggagtactttttgttgattggaatggacacttaaagTTATAAGTACCATGCCTTCAAGAGAAGATCATCGACCTCTCACCCTCgcaatttttatctttttgttttcgtttcatttctttaaataatttgtgattcTATACCTTTCCAAACAGAAACAAACGAACGAAAGATCACCCATGGACTCCACCGAAACAGTTCAAATACAGTCGACGTGCTTTCGACGGATTAATAAAAGTCTGGCGCACAAAACTCCATTGCTTCGATAATGCGACCAATGATGCAGATGGATCATCTGAATCGGATGACGTTAAATGattctggttttttttttcgcgtttattattattattattaaaacgaaaaattagtCGAGTGAAAAGTATGTTaattttgctaaaaatttcatcgaaaatttattttgtgaccataaattttacacgcaagaaatttgtttcaattcgtTTGCAGCACTTCCTGTAGCATATATTTGAGCTGAGCATTTTGCCGCCGTAGTCTATCACAATCCCCATGCAGCTTCTCTCGTATCTTTAATTGCACCAAATAATCGGAAAGACCACATTCCAACGACGACCACAAGTGAGCATGTTCTTCGGGAAAAATTGTCCGATAGTTGGTCCACAGCAATTCAATTTGATCTTTCCGTTGTGCCGGATTGATGCACAAATCAAGTATGCCGTTgcgtttcttcttttttccattttcgtgCGATTTTTCCGTTTCCATCGATTTAATTGTCATTTCCAGCGCTGAGAGAATGTGAGCATAATTTACAGATAATTGATGAATGGAATCGGTTGTCGTTTGATCGGTAGAATTTCGATTCAAATCTTCAATGAGCCTCATCAAATCCAAGTCCAAGGAAACATTGTCGATTTTATCGTCAGCATTCGGTACTACAAATGACGATTTGTCTGAATCGTTTGACAGTGATGGAGATCCTATTGTTGAAATGGTTTGTGCCTTTCCTTGACCATGGATTTCGATTactttttcgtcttcacaTTGCGAGCAATGTGctaataattccaaattcgtAAAAAACTTCCTTAAACTATCTGAATTCTCTAGACCAACAGCCTGGAAGGAAAGTAATTATTTCTCTGGAGCCAATGTCCTTTATTATCTTTCACGGCTTACTGAAAAAATATTGGCCAGCTGAGCGATCTTTTGCTCTTCTGGCGTCATATTGCATAATTGGAATACTTTAGGAAGATCTTTATCGATCATGTAGTTCATACTGCCGACTATTGTTTCGAAGACATTCTGAATCAATTTCCAATCATACTTCTCAGTCAAATTTCGAGTAATTTGCGCCTCTTCACTGTCCGTGCTACCTGAACGTGGCGATTTACCACTCATTTGCAGAGATTCTAAATTGGAATCcactaaattatttaaatcggGTAGTTCCCAGCGGATTCCCAGGTGCTctttgaagaatattttattgaaggcGCAAATTTGAGACAACAAATCATTGGCTTCTTCTAGGTTCATTTTCAGGATATTTTGGAACTACAAACAGAGGGGCAAAGTAACGTTCCGACGAATATATGGATAAGCAAACTATTGGCCACACCTTTGACTCATTGTCCCTGATTGCAATTTTAGCCTTCACTTCCAATTTTGATAGACGGTCTCGAATCTTTTGGCAGTTATCCTCAATTTC
This Bradysia coprophila strain Holo2 chromosome X unlocalized genomic scaffold, BU_Bcop_v1 contig_130, whole genome shotgun sequence DNA region includes the following protein-coding sequences:
- the LOC119067836 gene encoding dynein regulatory complex protein 1 homolog: MEKTRESLTLTYPHDLYRRFKEDEYLPLDAKVDRIDKTCKDRFMASRKGTYDQKAKEGNVVEVLMLEHNLELEKLHQKGNDLMTNIRVSCEQRQLEQRKREKTYEEGMLEHMQEKSVGIEEKLSKIHDRWATLRSRHNDEPSKFLKTLKLLQTQILEVMQERDDIIQTIKNDLIRINASHTSMLEKQDYDLHYLMQRVNNYLKHLKQCYARQILKLDETINQFHQDEYERLYKCRHEFSNEIIVGKDITSMLDNIDKKYDAEREYQASLQIKFRELRTEYDEVTHSFRMIMEKDQENMEMELEEKTATYFSNSLKFNYNYQVLEKKNTENANQIVYEAQKKIWLKLVNLASNLRKEISETKNTFKTKSFEIEDNCQKIRDRLSKLEVKAKIAIRDNESKFQNILKMNLEEANDLLSQICAFNKIFFKEHLGIRWELPDLNNLVDSNLESLQMSGKSPRSGSTDSEEAQITRNLTEKYDWKLIQNVFETIVGSMNYMIDKDLPKVFQLCNMTPEEQKIAQLANIFSAVGLENSDSLRKFFTNLELLAHCSQCEDEKVIEIHGQGKAQTISTIGSPSLSNDSDKSSFVVPNADDKIDNVSLDLDLMRLIEDLNRNSTDQTTTDSIHQLSVNYAHILSALEMTIKSMETEKSHENGKKKKRNGILDLCINPAQRKDQIELLWTNYRTIFPEEHAHLWSSLECGLSDYLVQLKIREKLHGDCDRLRRQNAQLKYMLQEVLQTN